The Candidatus Poribacteria bacterium region GTTTCAATTGTATCCCCTTCAACGGCTACGATGCGCTTGATAAAATTTCGTTCTCGATCATGTGGCGGGATAAAAACGAAAACGTCACCACGGGCGGGTTTGTGGAAATCGAAAACTTTAATGTCCGTGCCGGGGATTTTAAGGCCGTAAATAAATTTGCATACCAGAATCCGGTCTCCGATAAGGAGCGTATCTTCCATTGAACCCGATGGGATTTTGAAAGCCTCAACAACAAAGGGTCGTATAAATCCGAAAACGAGAATCAGTGCGACAACGATAACTTGCGCATATTCCCATACAATCGTTTTCTGAAATTTTTGCCATTTAGATAATTGGGTGTCGTTATCATTCATGATGTTTTGCAGTCTCTATGCGTAGAAAGCACTCTCCTTTTCCCAGTTTAGTTTACCTTAGAATGTTTCCGATTCCGAGGGGATAAGTTTACCAATTCGATTAAACCGGATATTTCCTATCATCTTCCACGGTTCCCATAACTTCGCCGGACGATTGGCAAACGAAAATACAACCATAAAAGCCTGTCCTTTAATATCATCTACAGCGACAGGTCCCCAGAACCGACTATCACTACTCTGGTCGCGATTATCGCCCATCGCGAACACCATCCCTTTAGGTACAGTGAATGGATTTCCTTCAGGAAACTTTCGCCTAAACTGACTTTCGGTCAAGGTATAGTTGTCGTAATTTTCACCAGTTGGGAGATATTCCGGATACCGAAACGGCGGGAAATCCTTTCTGAAAGGGCTGAACCTTAGATGTTTTGTATAGGTGCTGTCATCAACGGCTTCGCCGTTCACATAAAGCGTATCATCACGCGTTTCAACGGTATCTCCGTCAACGGCTACAATGCGCTTGATAAAATGTCGCTCGTCATGTGCTGGAATAAAAACGACGACATCGCCGCGTGTCGGTTCGTGAAAATCAAAAATTTTTATATCTGTGCCGGGAATCTTGACCCCGTAGATAAACTTGCACAGTAGAATCTGATCGCCGACGAGGAGTGTATCTTCCATGGATCCAGAAGGGATTCTATACGCTTGAACAATAAATGGATTTACGAAACCGAAAACGAAAATGAGTGAAACAATAATTTGCTTTATACACTCATGAACCTTTGATTTGTGAAGTCTTTTGTGTTTGGCTAATTTGGGTTCAGGGACTTGTGTGCGTTTTTGTGTATTCTTCTTCATGATAGAACCGTCGGGTAAAACGGTGATCTCCTTTCTCCGGTCTCAGTGTCTTTGTCGGTCGCGATTGTGCGCTATTCATCAGTTGCAAGCATTGCCATGAATGCTTCTTGGGGAACATCAACGTCGCCGATCTGTTTGAGTCGTTTTTTGCCCTCTTTCTGTCTTTCAAGCAATTTCCGTTTCCGTGTCACATCGCCGCCGTAGCATTTCGCGGTAACGTTTTTTCGGAGTGCCCGCACTGTTTCGCGTGCTACGATCTTATTTCCGATTGCGGCTTGGACTGGCACTTCAAACATCTGCCGTGGAATTAACGCTTGCAACTTGGTCACTAACGTCTTTCCACGTGTTTCTGCCTCGTCTTGTGGTAAAATCGTTGAAAGCGCGTCTACGGGTTTGCCGTTCAGTAGGACATCTAATTTGACAAGTTTTTCGGTTTTGTATTCCCCAATGTCATATTCTAATGAACCGTAACCGCGTGTCAACGATTTAAGTTTCGGGTAGAAGTCCATTAGCATTTCGCTGAGTGGAAGTTCATAGAGCAATTGCACGCGACTTGCGTCCAATTGGTTCATCCGCTTATATACACCCCGACGCTTCTGACAAAGTTCCATTGCATTTCCAATATACTCGCGAGGAACTATTATGTCAATATTGACATACGGTTCTTCAATTCGTTCGATGTCATTTGGTTCTGGGAGATGCGCGGGATTGTCGACCGGTACATGTCCACCGGTTTTCAGGTAGACGCGATACATCACGCTCGGAGCGGTCCGCACAAGTTCAAGTCCAAATTCCCGTTCAAGGCGTTCATGGATAATTTCCATGTGAAGCAACCCGAGAAATCCGCATCGAAATCCGAAGCCGAGCGCAACGGATGTTTCGGGTTCAAAATTAAAAGAGGAATCGTTCAGACGTAATTTATCGAGTGCCTCACGCAGCGCATGAAATTGATTTGTGTCCGCTGGATAGAGACCACTGAATACAAGCGGTTTCATCTCTCGGTAACCGGGGAGTGGTGTCGCTGTCGGTTTTGTGTGGTGTGTGATTGTATCCCCGATTTTTGCCTTGTCAATCTCTCGGATGCCTGCAATAAGATAGCCGACTGCACCCGTGCGAAGTTCCGTGGTCGGTTGCATCTCTGGTGTGAAGATGCCGACCTCCTCAACTTCGTAGGAGCGTTTCGTCTCCATGAGTTGAATTCTCTCTCCCAACTTCACACTGCCGTCAAAGATGCGCGTGTACATGATGACCCCACGATAGTTATTATAGATGGAGTCGAGCACGAGTGCCTTCAATGGGGCTTCAGTCTCACCTATGGGGGCGGGGATCCGGTTGACAATTGCTTCCAATATGGCAGGAATACCGGTTCCCATTTTCGCGCTAACGAGGAGCGCGTCGTCAGCGGGAATACCGATGACTTCTTCTATCTGCCGTTTGGCTTCGTCGGGTTGTGCCGTTGGCAAGTCGATTTTATTGACGACGGGGATAATCTCAAGGTCGTTGTCAATCGCGAGATAAGCGTTTGCAAGGGTTTGTGCTTCGACACCTTGGGCGGCATCGACAATTAAAATCGCACCTTCGCACGCAGCGAGGCTACGTGAGACTTCGTACGTGAAATCGACGTGTCCGGGTGTGTCAATCAGGTTGAGTTCGTAGCGGTTTCCATCGTCAGCGGGATAGTGAAGTTTGACAGCGGTTGCTTTAATGGTAATACCGCGTTCGCGTTCCAGATCCATTAAGTCAAGCACCTGTTCACGCATATCACGCTCGGTGAGTGTGTTCGTGTGCTCGAGAAGCCTGTCGCTCAGCGTGCTTTTCCCGTGATCGATGTGTCCTAAAATACAGAAATTCCGTATGTGTTGAAGATTCGTTGGCATGATATAGATAGTATATCACAACGTTTGTCTGTTTGTCTATAGAATTTCGTTTTCAGTACAGAGTCATTTTGTACGTTACTGGAATTGTCCTATCACATCACCGAGTTTTTTGAGAGAATTATTGCGCTGCAATGTTTCTCTATTGATGACAATGTGTTCGACTACTTCAGGAGACAAGGCTTCACGGTATTTTTCACGGTTGATATTCCTTGGTCGGATATTGGGATTGAGTTCTGAGAGAATCTTTTCAGAAAACTCAATTAGGTATTCTTTCGGACCCTTACCGCCTTGTTCCGTCTCAACGATGTTCTCTGTATTCCCTTTCTGATAACGGTTTACTAAACGCTTGAGGGATGGGTTTGCTGATACTTTATCGCGACAATTATTCCTGTACTGTGCGCGTTTTGTTGCGAAGTAACAGAATATTCCAAGACAATCTATGAGTAACCATGCCTCAAGTTCCTGAATAGCCTCTACAAGAAATACTTTACCAGCAAAATTTGGGTCGTTGACTACCTGTTTAATCTGATTTATTAGAGAATTCGGTTGTTGCAGTCTTTCATGGTGTGCTATCGGTCCGTCTCGGTCAATCACTAAAATAACACAGTCCTCATCTTCAAGCAAAATTTGAATAGCCTTCCTGAGTCGTGTAGGGGGTTTAAGTCTACCAGTGGTGTCAATAGACATCGCTTCAAGTTTCAAATATTCCTTCAACTTATTTGCCAAACACTTCACTGCCTTTGCATCGTTGTCTGACTCTAAAGTCCAGATTCTTATGCTTGGCATTCGGCTGTATCCTCCATTTCATCTGGCAGGAGTCCACTATCAAAGACAGCACTACCAATCCCGAAATCAGCAATCCAACCATCAAGTGCCTTCTTTTTACCGCGGTAATCCTCAAGGTTGAGCACCTCTGTGCCGAAGCCCGGACGGTTGCGTAACAGTAAAACCCCGAGTGAATCTCCCAAACTTTCTGGATTGAACGCGCCAAGCAGTTGTGAACTGTGTGTGGTAATGATAACCTGAGAATATTGTGCAATTTGCTCAAGTACATTGGCAATGTCAGATAGGGCACCGGGGTGTAAGTTTCGTTCTGGTTCTTCAATAGCGATGAGCGGGGGCAGTTCAGGTTCGTTGAGCAAAATGTAATAAGCAACTAAGCGTAGTGTACCATCCGAGGCACCATGCAACGGGATAGGATTTTTGTATCCTTCCAATAGACAAAGTTGGTTTTTTCCATCAATTGGCCGTTGGTCTATTTCTCGATTTGTGCTTAAGGCAAGGGAATCACTAATATTTTGGAAGCTCTCTGGAGAATACTTATGCCAGTTCCAAAGAACCTTTGCTAAGTCTACACCATAAGTGTCAAGTTTTGAAGGCTCTCGAATCTCTGTTTTACCAGGTGAGATTGTTGCAAGGTTGCCACGCATAAAGTTTGGCGAAAAATCGTAAAATTCCCATTCTTTAATAAATCCAGTTAATGCGCGTGTAATTGGTTTGTTACCGTAATTTCCGGCAGACCCCAAAGCGAGTTTATTGGAGTTATACGTTGTCTCATTTTTACCATTTTCATCCCGAACTACTCCCTGGCCATTCTCAATTGAAATCACGTTTACATCGTTAACGGATAATTGTTCCGCATGAAAAGGAAAATTAGGTTTTGCATTTACTTCTAAGTGGTATGAGGTTTTGTTTTCTTCTAATTTCGTCTCTAAACGAAAAGATATTTTTTCTGCCTCACTTGTCCAAAGAGAATCCATGATTAATTCGTCTAAAGGTAAACTTTCATCAACCATCATCCTATTGAGAAGATGTAACGCCAAGAGGGTATTTGATTTTCCGCTTGCATTCGGTCCGACGAGAACTGTTAGCGGTTTAAATGGAAGCGTAACGTCCCGCAAACTCAGGAAGTTTTTGATATGAATTTTTTCTAAAAATGCTTTCCCTTCAGACACAGTTATTCACCTCCTATTTCCTTTGCTATGATTATATATTGATATGTTGTGTATGTCAATCGCATTCCACCTTTTGGCGTAAGTCTTAAATCTCGGATTTGTTAAACAGATCAAGGTGATAATTGCTGTCTTTGAGGATGGTTTGGATGATGTCGGGTTGCGTCATAGGTTCCTTTCTTTAGCATGCATTCACTTTCCGTGAAAATCTCTGAAGGCATCACGAGTTTTCATGGCAATAGATTCAATAGTTCCTACATCAAATGTCAGCATATCCATATCTTCAAATTCAGCCTTGACCTGTTTTGACATCATGGCATAGATGAACTTATGAGATCTGAACCAGTCATTTATATCTATATCAGGAATTTCATCTTTTATCACTCTCATTCGCACCGTGTATTTATCGAGAGTCGCGGGAAGATCCGTCAGTTGATAGTGTATAAATTTGATTTCTACTAATTTCCACTTTATATCAAAGCCTTTTGATTCTTCCTTTAAAATTTCTGCTCAAAATTAACTTTCATTGTTCCTTCCGTTTTCGGCATTTCGGATGGTGAACCTCAATGATTGTCTGTTTCTATCTTCCACTCTGTAGCAAGTAGCGCAATTGGCATTAGCCATCTGGTTGTCAGTTGTCAATGTTTACCATCCATTTTTCTGGCCGATTTTCACATCAAAGGGAGGCGCGATCGGATGATGTTACCTCCCTGCGTAGATGTACAACGGACTTTCTATAGCGGTTTGACCTTAATGTTTCGACACCAGATTTTTCCGCCGTGGTCTTGGATGCCGATATGTCCACTCCGTGGGAAGTCCTTGAGCGGAATACCGAATTTGTTGCGACTGCCGTCCGGGTTCTGATGTGCCGTATCCCATTCGTCGAGATCTGCACGGACAATTTCTTCACCGTTGAGCGTCACAGCAACGATACTGCCATCACAGGTGATGGTCATCTGATTCCACTCACCGGCGGGTTTACAGGTATTCCGGGTCGGTGCCAGTGCATCATAGAGTGCACCGCAGTCGTGGGTATCCGTAGGCTCCTTGCCGTGTGTATCTAATATCTGAATTTCGAGTCCGCTCTGAACGGCATCGTCAAGGTCTGCCCATCGAATGAAAATTCCGCTGTTGACTTTCGGCTCGGTTTTGTAATCGAGTGCAAGGACGAAGTTATCGTAGTGTTGTTCGGTATAGAGATATTTTCCGCCCTGAACGGTGCAGAGAATACTCCCCTCGTCGATAACCCATCCTTCGGCGTTTCCGGTGGCTCCCCAACCGGTGAGTGTCTCACCGTCAAACAGGGATATCCATCCCTCATTTTTCTCTTTTTCTGTTAACATATTTTCTCCTTTTATTTCTCGAATTTAGGTTAATTCAACCAGTTTATAGCTTAAATCGACTAATTTCTTTGCAGTATCCATATTTCTGGCATTTGGATTTGGAGATGTCATGGGCCAACCGCCATTTTTACATTCTTTGTCTCTATACAGCACGCTGCTTTGGCTGAAATACGCGCCTGAATGGTTTGGTGCATCATCAGAGAGCAAACAGTGAAGTGATGTTTGGGCTGCTTCTTCATTACTGTCAGTGATGAAAGGGCTGAATGGTGCCATCACCACTCTCATGATTTTCATAACCAAACTATTGCCTCCAAAGTTTGATCGTGCCCAACCTGGGTGAACAGAGGCTGCTGTAACACCTGTGCCTTCCAGTCTTTTCGCAAGCTCCATTGCATATAATACAACGGCAACTTTAGCCTCGGCGTAAGCAGCGAAATTATTGAATTTCCTGGTGTTAAAATTCAAGTCATCCAAATGGACATTGGGTCGGTTTCGTTGACTTCCTGCATGAACAACAGACGAAACAATCACCATTCTTGATGGCGCGCTTTTCTTCAATATATCAAGCAATAATTCAGTAAGTAGGAAGTGTCCGAAATAACTAACGCCTATAGCCATCTCAAATCCATCTTTCGTCCGTTCGATCGCGCTGCCAAAAGTCACGAGTCCCGCGTTGCATACTAAAGCATCCAGTTTATCATATTTCTTTAAGAATTCGGCAACAAAATCTCTCACCTCTTGTAGGTCGGCAAGGTCTAATCTCATGACTTCGTAACTACCTTTTAATCCGGTAAAACTTTTGGCCACTTCCTCTGCAGCATCGGGTCTTCTGCATGCCATTATTACATGGCCGCCCTGCTTGACGAGTTGTCTTGTGGTTTCGAGACCAACACCCGAATTGGCTCCGGTTACGATATAAATTTTTCCACTTATGTCTTTTGAAAGCGTTTTTTCATCGACCCATAATACGTTACTTCTACCCATTATTATTTCCTTGTATAGCTTTTGTATAGTTATCTTGTATAGTTATAGTAACGTGAGTTTGAAAATAAAAATTAAAGCGTCCCGTAGGTTGGGTTGAACGGAGACTACTAAAAATCGTACACAACACGGAATTTTCAAGCGGACAGAGAAATCTGAAATCACCAAAAACCGAGTGAAACCCAACACATTATGATACTGATACCGTTTGAGATGTTGGGTTTCGCTACTATCTATCCGAATGGTTCATTGAAGAACGGAACTGTGTATAGCGAAATACACTTGTGGTTTTACCGCTCAACCCAACCTACGTCCTACGATGCCACAGGCTAACAGTTTCCTATGCTACAATTGCCTATCGCAAACTTTCTAAAAATAGTCTTCCAACATCAACGTTATACTCAAAATCTGTTGCTGACCAAGGGCTGTTATAGCCGATGATCGGCACATAACTTTCGTGGCGCGATCCGTGTGAACGCACCGCGGTTGGCTCTACTGCTGTTTCCAATTCACCGAAAACGGTCGTTGCATCTGCTAACACAAAGATGTCGCCGATCCGCTCGCGGTGAAGGCGGAACGTCTGTGCTGCGTCTTCCGCAGCATAAGCCTCTTCAATGCCGGGTGTGTTCAAAAGAATTTGGATCGCTTCGGCTATATCCGCTTGATTTTCGAGGAATACATAAGCGGCACCCCCCAAGTTGCCGTGGTGTGCGACGTACCGATCCTTGATAATTGGAATTGAACTTGCGGGGATGTCCTGTTCTGTGAGTACGCGGCCTGGGTCAAGTGCTGTAGTCTTCTCTAACATCCCGTGGTCGGCTGTGATATAGATTTCACGCGCTGGTTCGTCATCAATAATCTCCCCAATAATCCTGTCTAATTCTACAAGATGCTGTTGGGATAGATCCTCGTCGGGCGCGTATTTGTGTTGAACCCAATCCGTTGTTGAGCAGTAGACGAGTTCAGGGTCGTCTTTACGCAGCGTTTCTCGGACAGCGCGGAGTAGCCACCAATTGATTTCAA contains the following coding sequences:
- a CDS encoding AAA family ATPase; this translates as MSEGKAFLEKIHIKNFLSLRDVTLPFKPLTVLVGPNASGKSNTLLALHLLNRMMVDESLPLDELIMDSLWTSEAEKISFRLETKLEENKTSYHLEVNAKPNFPFHAEQLSVNDVNVISIENGQGVVRDENGKNETTYNSNKLALGSAGNYGNKPITRALTGFIKEWEFYDFSPNFMRGNLATISPGKTEIREPSKLDTYGVDLAKVLWNWHKYSPESFQNISDSLALSTNREIDQRPIDGKNQLCLLEGYKNPIPLHGASDGTLRLVAYYILLNEPELPPLIAIEEPERNLHPGALSDIANVLEQIAQYSQVIITTHSSQLLGAFNPESLGDSLGVLLLRNRPGFGTEVLNLEDYRGKKKALDGWIADFGIGSAVFDSGLLPDEMEDTAECQA
- a CDS encoding DUF1080 domain-containing protein — protein: MLTEKEKNEGWISLFDGETLTGWGATGNAEGWVIDEGSILCTVQGGKYLYTEQHYDNFVLALDYKTEPKVNSGIFIRWADLDDAVQSGLEIQILDTHGKEPTDTHDCGALYDALAPTRNTCKPAGEWNQMTITCDGSIVAVTLNGEEIVRADLDEWDTAHQNPDGSRNKFGIPLKDFPRSGHIGIQDHGGKIWCRNIKVKPL
- the lepB gene encoding signal peptidase I, with product MKKNTQKRTQVPEPKLAKHKRLHKSKVHECIKQIIVSLIFVFGFVNPFIVQAYRIPSGSMEDTLLVGDQILLCKFIYGVKIPGTDIKIFDFHEPTRGDVVVFIPAHDERHFIKRIVAVDGDTVETRDDTLYVNGEAVDDSTYTKHLRFSPFRKDFPPFRYPEYLPTGENYDNYTLTESQFRRKFPEGNPFTVPKGMVFAMGDNRDQSSDSRFWGPVAVDDIKGQAFMVVFSFANRPAKLWEPWKMIGNIRFNRIGKLIPSESETF
- the lepA gene encoding translation elongation factor 4 translates to MPTNLQHIRNFCILGHIDHGKSTLSDRLLEHTNTLTERDMREQVLDLMDLERERGITIKATAVKLHYPADDGNRYELNLIDTPGHVDFTYEVSRSLAACEGAILIVDAAQGVEAQTLANAYLAIDNDLEIIPVVNKIDLPTAQPDEAKRQIEEVIGIPADDALLVSAKMGTGIPAILEAIVNRIPAPIGETEAPLKALVLDSIYNNYRGVIMYTRIFDGSVKLGERIQLMETKRSYEVEEVGIFTPEMQPTTELRTGAVGYLIAGIREIDKAKIGDTITHHTKPTATPLPGYREMKPLVFSGLYPADTNQFHALREALDKLRLNDSSFNFEPETSVALGFGFRCGFLGLLHMEIIHERLEREFGLELVRTAPSVMYRVYLKTGGHVPVDNPAHLPEPNDIERIEEPYVNIDIIVPREYIGNAMELCQKRRGVYKRMNQLDASRVQLLYELPLSEMLMDFYPKLKSLTRGYGSLEYDIGEYKTEKLVKLDVLLNGKPVDALSTILPQDEAETRGKTLVTKLQALIPRQMFEVPVQAAIGNKIVARETVRALRKNVTAKCYGGDVTRKRKLLERQKEGKKRLKQIGDVDVPQEAFMAMLATDE
- a CDS encoding SDR family NAD(P)-dependent oxidoreductase, whose protein sequence is MGRSNVLWVDEKTLSKDISGKIYIVTGANSGVGLETTRQLVKQGGHVIMACRRPDAAEEVAKSFTGLKGSYEVMRLDLADLQEVRDFVAEFLKKYDKLDALVCNAGLVTFGSAIERTKDGFEMAIGVSYFGHFLLTELLLDILKKSAPSRMVIVSSVVHAGSQRNRPNVHLDDLNFNTRKFNNFAAYAEAKVAVVLYAMELAKRLEGTGVTAASVHPGWARSNFGGNSLVMKIMRVVMAPFSPFITDSNEEAAQTSLHCLLSDDAPNHSGAYFSQSSVLYRDKECKNGGWPMTSPNPNARNMDTAKKLVDLSYKLVELT
- a CDS encoding alkaline phosphatase family protein encodes the protein MKKRKILILCIDAGSHDYLAASDLPTIGQLAKTGFYVHANAVIPSVTNVNNVSIATGTFPETHGITTNYHVDRTTGKGEFIEDNRFLLAPTLFETAKAHKFADKTALFVTKKKLLRMLEAGTDIAVAAEDPPSEYIHTAGPVEPIYSVEINWWLLRAVRETLRKDDPELVYCSTTDWVQHKYAPDEDLSQQHLVELDRIIGEIIDDEPAREIYITADHGMLEKTTALDPGRVLTEQDIPASSIPIIKDRYVAHHGNLGGAAYVFLENQADIAEAIQILLNTPGIEEAYAAEDAAQTFRLHRERIGDIFVLADATTVFGELETAVEPTAVRSHGSRHESYVPIIGYNSPWSATDFEYNVDVGRLFLESLR